CCCTGATTGGGATATACTTGGAATTAGGAATTGCGAAAAGAAGGGTGTCGAGAACTCAGAAATGGTTAGTGCAAGTTCCCTTGAGCATTTATTTAGGTTGGATTAGCGTCGCGACAATTGTCAATGTGGCGATCGCACTATATAGTTTAGGTTGGAATGGCGGGGGAATTAGCCCGCAAATCTGGACAGCGATCGTCATGGTTGTGGCGGGTGCGATCGCAGCTACAATTAAGGTGACACGAGATGATTTTGCCTTCCCCCTTGTCATCGTTTGGGCGTTGGTAGCAATTGCCGTGCGTCAAGCTAATCAACTTGCGATCGCTCTGATAGCAGGGATATTGGCATTAGCTTTGGGATTATTGGTTTTGGTGGGTGTGCTGAAACGATCGTCTATTCGGACTAACAATGACTGATTACTCAATTATAACAAAAACGATTATCGAAGAAGCTAAAATTCGCGAAGATGCTCTACCTTTGAAAAATGAAGAGTGTCGATCGCGATTCTTTTTCCACCCGCATCCCACAGAAAAAGTTTTCTTATTTTTCCACGGTTTTACTGCTGCACCTTATCAGTTTGAACCGTTGGGAAAAGCTTTTTTTCAATTGGGTTATAATGTATTAGTTCCTTTGCAACCAGGTCACGGAATCGCGGGAAATTGGAACATTAATAATCCACCTCCTTTACCAGACGATGCGGAAGTTTATCAAATATTTGCGCTCGAATGGTTGCAGGTAACCAAACAATTAGGAAAAGAAGTAATAATTGGCGGCGAATCTAGTGGCGCTACTTTAGCGGCTTGGTTAGCACTCGAACGTCCCCAAGAGATTAGCAAAACTTTACTTTTTGCTGCTTATCTTGGTAGCCACTTGAGAATTATAAATTGGTTTGTGGCCATTCTACCTTTTTATTATGAATGGTTGAATAAAGATAATCCCGGAAGTCATGGTTATGATGGCTTTCTCGTTCCTGCTTTGGCGTTATTTTTACATCTGGGACAAGAAATACTCGATCGCGTGGAAAATACTCCTGCTAGTCCGATGTTAATTATTTCCAGCGAAGACGATAAAGCCGTTAACCTTCACGAACATCAGGATTTATTTAAAGCAGTAGTAAAATATCAGCCGAAATCCTGGTATTACTGCTTTGATAAAGACTTAAATATTCCCCATACAATGATGACCGAAGCGGAAGGAAACAACTACCTAGATTTGCTGATTACCATTTCTAAAGCCTACGTAGAAAGTGAATTAACCTGGGGTGAATTGGATAAAATAGCTCAATTCATGCTCAAAGGTGAAAGTTTTGAGACTGCGGTAGAAAAATTAAATGTCGATCGCCAAGTTTCCCCATATTTGCGCCTGATGATGGAAGCGATCGACAAACAAGCGCTCATCGATTTGCAGTGCTAATTGCGAATAGTTACTAAGGCAAAACTTTGTCCTTTGATTCGACGCAATTCGCTCACTTATGCCAAAAGGCTATATCGGCGAATATCCGGTGTAACCGCAACTAATCCATCCAATTTTTCGATCGCTTTTTGGATATGTTCGGAACCTAGATGTGTATCTAGTAAAGCATCGGATTCCCACTCTTCTACAAATGTAAAATCTGCGGGATCGGCATTGTTTTGGAGTAATTCATATTTAATACAACCCGCTTCCTTTCGGGTTGGTTCTATTATTCCTAGCAAAACAGATTTAAGCTCATCGACTTTTTCCGGTAAAGCAACGAGACGAGCGACAACGCGAATAGTTTGGTTAGCCATGAGATTACCTCACTAATTAGTTTGCTAATATTGAATATTAACTTGACAAGCTACCACCATATAACGGAAAATATATTCTACTAGCTCTATATAGTTACGAGCAGTTTCCGTAGAATTTGCCCAAACGGTGACGCCGTGATCTCTGAGCAGTAATGCTGGTATTTGAGGAGGGTAGATGTAAAAGCGATCGCAAATTTCCGTCGCAATTTTTCCGACATCTAAATGATTGGCAAAAATCGGTATAAAGCAACTGGGATTTTCAGCTTTGATTCCCAATCCTTTTAACATTTCCAAAGGTGGCAAAGGTAAATTATCACCTTCTACAAATCTAGATACTAAATTTGCTTCAATGGAGTGAACGTGGTAACAAGCTTCTGCTTCTAGGAATAACTGATAGATAACTTGATGAATTTCCGTTTCCGCAGAGGGTTTTAAATCGGAGTGCGATCGCTCCAATATTTTACCATCATTTCCCACCCGAATAAAATCGCTGATTTGCAATTCGCCTTTCGATTTTCCACTCGCAGTAATCCAAAAACTGCCATCAGGTAAACGCGCCGAAAGATTCCCCGCCGTCCCTACCATCCAACCTTGTTTGTAGAATTGAGTTGCAGCCGCAATTAGATCGGAACGCGGATCTAATTTTAGACTATTATTAGTAGATAGCACTTGGCGATCGATCCTCATTCGATGTTAGATTTTGAGTTGAATTTCCACAATTTTGCTAAGTAATTCTGGACATCAAAAAAATCATGCCAAGGGATATAAGATTTTTGATGTTCGTCGAGATATTTGGCTAGGCGATCGCGTGCAAAAACAACAGGTGCGTGCAGTGCCATGTTAAGATCGGTGAGGGAGTCACCAATTGCGATCGCATTTTCCACCCCATATTCTTCAATCACCTGCACCTTAGCAATTAATTCCGTTTCGCCCTCATATTTAGATATCACCTTTAGATATTCACCACTGGTATCTAAATCGACAGCATGGATATTATACACCCGATTTACTAAATCCCCAAGCACAACTTCTACCATTCCGCGCAACCCACCCGAAACCACCACCAAAGGTATGCCTTGGAACTCCAGAAAATCGAGTAATTCTATCAATCCATCGCGAATTGGTTGACCCCTAGTAAATTCGATGATATCCCCATAACGCGCCGACGGAATTGATTCCAGAATTTGCCGCACCCCTTCCCGCAAAGTTAACCTTCTGGCATACATTTCTGGCATCAATTGCGCCGAAACCTCCGGTGCAAACTGCTTTAAAATTGCCTCAAAAGTTTCTTTAACCGTGATAGTACCATCAAAATCACAAAAAACAATTGTTTTCAATTTTCACTCCTGTTTTGAGATCCTGTTTTGAGATCCCCGACTTCTTGAAGAAGTCGGGGATCTGGGCCACAATTTTGGCTTAACTTAACGCCATTCAACTCTAACACCCCTCTCCTGGCTCTTTTAGGGGTAGGGGGAGAGGTTTTTCATCCAACACCAACCTCCTGCCCAAAACGCAATTCTCTACCAGTATATTGAGGAACCCAACCTTCAGTAGAAATAAAATAACGTACCGCTTTAATCCGCCGCGATGAAGTTAAATGAAACCAATGTTCCGTTCCTGCTGGTACATTAATATACTCTTCCTTTTGCACCGTTAATTCTACTTGACTTCCATCCGGTAACACAAAACCAAAAACTCCTTCACCATCAATTACATAGCGCACTTCATCATCTGCGTGAGTGTGGATAGTCGCAAATTTTCCCATCATAGTATTTAGATTTGGGATAGCTGGATGGATTACCAGCAAATCGCGAGATTGATAGCCGTAATTTTGTTTGAGTTGTGCAAAATAGCCATCCAAAGCAGTGAGTACCCGTTCTTTTTCCTCATCGCTGAGGCTATCTTGGGATAGGAGATGATGCAAATTAGGGTTATCTCCCACTTCCCAGCGATCGATCTGGATGTTTAAAGGTGCGAGAATTGGCGCAATATCGTTTAATTGCGTGTAAGTAGTGCCGTTTTCTAGTTGCAGTATTGCCATTGGTTATCTTCCGTATATAGCAAAGGGGTTTGTGCAATGGTTATCAGTGTTATTTTACCGAACAGGATGAGGACGACGCTTAGTTAGTCGGGTAGAAATATTACGCTGGATGCGACGGATACGTTGAGCGATGATTCTGAAGAGACGGTGGACTTTTACCCAGATTGGTGAGTATCTGACTTTTTCTGGATAAACAGGAATCAAATCCCGTCTTTCCTTGCTGAATCGAACTGCTAGCTTTCTAGCGATGGGAAATATGTCATAGCGATAGATATTTATGTGAGGGAATTTAATCAGCTTTTCCAATATTTCTGAAGTGCCAATCTTTCCCAAAGCCTCTGCCGCGTACATTCTGACATAGCTATCTTCATCGTGGAAAGCTTCAATTAATGCCGCTACCGCTTGGGAATTACCAATGTTCCCCAAAGCCTCTGCCGCGTTGCCTCTGACAGAGATATCTTCATCGTGAAGAGCTTCAATTAACGCCGCTACCGCTTGGGGATTACCAATGTTCCCCAAAGCCTCTGCTGCGTAGCTTACGACATGGTTATCTTCATCGTGAAGAGCTTCAATTAATGCCGCTACCGCTTGCGAATTACCAATGTTCCCCAAAGCCCGTGCTGCGTACCTTCTGACAAAACTATCTTCATCGTGGAAAGCTTCAATTAATGCCGCTACCGCTTGCGAATTACCAATGTTCCCCAAAGCCCGTGCCGCGTAGCTTACGACATGGTTATCTTCATCGTGAAGAGCTTCAATTAATGCCGCTACCGCTTGCGAATTACCAATGTTCCCCAAAGCCCGTGCTGCGTACCTTCTGACAAAACTATCTTCATCGTGGAAAGCTTCAATTAATGCCGCTACCGCTTGGGGATAGCTAATGTTCCCCAAAACCCGTGCCGCGATGTGTCCGACATAGCTATCTTCATCGTGGAAAGCTTCAATTAACGCCGCTACCGCTTGAGGATAGCCAATGTTCCCCAAAACCCGTGTCGCGACGTGTCCGACATAGCTATCTTCATCATAGAGAGCTTGAATTAACGCCGCTACCGCTTGGGGATGGCCAATCTTCCCCAAAGCCGTTGCCGCGAAGTTTATGACAAAAGCATTCTTTTTTTCATTGCGGAAAGCTTCAATTAACGCCGCTACCGCTTGGGGATGGCCAATCTTCCCCAAAGCCTCTGCCGCATTGCTTATGACATACATATTTTCATCGTCGAGAGCTTCAATTAACGCCGCTACCGCTTGGGGATTGCCAATGTTCCCCAAAGCCTCTGCCGCCTTCCATCTGACACCCCAGTTTTCATCGTGGAGAGCGGAAATTAACGCCGCTACCGCTTGAGGATTGTCAATCTGCCCCAAAGCCTGTGCCGCTTTGCTTCTAACATCGCGGTTTCCATTGTAATTAAGAGCCTCTTGCAACTTTCGACATATTACTGAATTAGCTTTACCTAAAGCCAAAACAGCCGACTCGATAAAATCAGCATCAGGATAACATTCCCAAAACCTATAAATTCTATCGATTATCTCTACAAACAAAGGATGCTCACTATCTTTACATTCAGCGATACATTTACCCGCCAATAACAACAAGCTACCAAAAATATCATCCTTCTCACCCATAATCGCTTCCACCAAAGGCACGGGTTTTTTCATCAATCCCGCCAGCAAACTCAAAGTTTCATGCCAGTCATATTCCCAAAAATGTGCTTTCGCTAAATCAATCCTCTTTCCCAGCAAATAGGAAGCCGCAAAATACTCCTGAAAAGTCCGGTGCAGAAACAGATACTTATCTCCATCCCTGTCCAGTTTTTGCAAAATGCCATCTTCTTCCGCCAGTTCCTTAATTAACTCAGCCGTCTTCACATCCCGGAAATCTCTTTTCTGACTCTCACGCAGAAAAATATCAATTCTCTCCGATAGTTCCTGCAATGAAAAAATCTCCTTCCCAT
The sequence above is a segment of the Aerosakkonema funiforme FACHB-1375 genome. Coding sequences within it:
- a CDS encoding putative quinol monooxygenase, producing the protein MANQTIRVVARLVALPEKVDELKSVLLGIIEPTRKEAGCIKYELLQNNADPADFTFVEEWESDALLDTHLGSEHIQKAIEKLDGLVAVTPDIRRYSLLA
- a CDS encoding TspO/MBR family protein, with the translated sequence MTAYTNRSNSDRMRQWANLIAIVAAFGINIYSNLFPPNGRTIGEISNILFKNVLIIPANYAFAIWGLIYLGLISFAIYQFLPAQRQDPYLRRIGYFLVMASLAQIVWVFVFEYELFARSLLAMLAILLPLIGIYLELGIAKRRVSRTQKWLVQVPLSIYLGWISVATIVNVAIALYSLGWNGGGISPQIWTAIVMVVAGAIAATIKVTRDDFAFPLVIVWALVAIAVRQANQLAIALIAGILALALGLLVLVGVLKRSSIRTNND
- a CDS encoding HAD-IB family phosphatase, translating into MKTIVFCDFDGTITVKETFEAILKQFAPEVSAQLMPEMYARRLTLREGVRQILESIPSARYGDIIEFTRGQPIRDGLIELLDFLEFQGIPLVVVSGGLRGMVEVVLGDLVNRVYNIHAVDLDTSGEYLKVISKYEGETELIAKVQVIEEYGVENAIAIGDSLTDLNMALHAPVVFARDRLAKYLDEHQKSYIPWHDFFDVQNYLAKLWKFNSKSNIE
- a CDS encoding 1,2-dihydroxy-3-keto-5-methylthiopentene dioxygenase: MAILQLENGTTYTQLNDIAPILAPLNIQIDRWEVGDNPNLHHLLSQDSLSDEEKERVLTALDGYFAQLKQNYGYQSRDLLVIHPAIPNLNTMMGKFATIHTHADDEVRYVIDGEGVFGFVLPDGSQVELTVQKEEYINVPAGTEHWFHLTSSRRIKAVRYFISTEGWVPQYTGRELRFGQEVGVG
- a CDS encoding alpha/beta hydrolase, whose protein sequence is MTDYSIITKTIIEEAKIREDALPLKNEECRSRFFFHPHPTEKVFLFFHGFTAAPYQFEPLGKAFFQLGYNVLVPLQPGHGIAGNWNINNPPPLPDDAEVYQIFALEWLQVTKQLGKEVIIGGESSGATLAAWLALERPQEISKTLLFAAYLGSHLRIINWFVAILPFYYEWLNKDNPGSHGYDGFLVPALALFLHLGQEILDRVENTPASPMLIISSEDDKAVNLHEHQDLFKAVVKYQPKSWYYCFDKDLNIPHTMMTEAEGNNYLDLLITISKAYVESELTWGELDKIAQFMLKGESFETAVEKLNVDRQVSPYLRLMMEAIDKQALIDLQC
- the mtnB gene encoding methylthioribulose 1-phosphate dehydratase, encoding MRIDRQVLSTNNSLKLDPRSDLIAAATQFYKQGWMVGTAGNLSARLPDGSFWITASGKSKGELQISDFIRVGNDGKILERSHSDLKPSAETEIHQVIYQLFLEAEACYHVHSIEANLVSRFVEGDNLPLPPLEMLKGLGIKAENPSCFIPIFANHLDVGKIATEICDRFYIYPPQIPALLLRDHGVTVWANSTETARNYIELVEYIFRYMVVACQVNIQY
- a CDS encoding HEAT repeat domain-containing protein — translated: MSDYNLDMLRESMVKILGSDGQTVSGSGFIIRSDGYLVTCHHVIYQLGLLKVEYRGQVYEAEWCEEFSHPDVDIAILKIDVADAKAVAIINPQHLLTSVTVYGFPPKQKKFFPEGIDVFAKNIRPSAPVNTINTYLSREITANNAWNKLPQEKSTFKSHRINEKVEAGTSGGAVFAQELGGVVGVIQCSKSDESYVIRWDNITEILERLGLEPQKNAVANFLAEIEQQYKFIRLFHTAQEIVLQNQYIPIQVTLERKYRHDVESFWGYLESEAEAKRAYAFKGFDESRQVEVDWEKARKEHQKIMVLADPGMGKSTLLKMEALTTAKAEREKLFGNLGNIDEAIFPLVIRLSDLAETKAEIFDAIPRIIQRDYPKTAGLIDEILKEKLANGKCLLLLDALDEVPKAQRNRLAEKLNRFTRNYPCRIICTSRIVGYGGAFVEGAKEVEIVPFSQKQTEKYIQTWFNNAAGYINQDLCSGGQKPGFSVNENQLNSQVSQETGFFSAINNDAVSAEGLIGELGNKPQIQGLAQNPLLLSLLCSLYQEKELHLPARRSQVYQQAVDYMLKKWRGENKRQLCEDGWVIAKIGLLQDIAYHFSCDGKEIFSLQELSERIDIFLRESQKRDFRDVKTAELIKELAEEDGILQKLDRDGDKYLFLHRTFQEYFAASYLLGKRIDLAKAHFWEYDWHETLSLLAGLMKKPVPLVEAIMGEKDDIFGSLLLLAGKCIAECKDSEHPLFVEIIDRIYRFWECYPDADFIESAVLALGKANSVICRKLQEALNYNGNRDVRSKAAQALGQIDNPQAVAALISALHDENWGVRWKAAEALGNIGNPQAVAALIEALDDENMYVISNAAEALGKIGHPQAVAALIEAFRNEKKNAFVINFAATALGKIGHPQAVAALIQALYDEDSYVGHVATRVLGNIGYPQAVAALIEAFHDEDSYVGHIAARVLGNISYPQAVAALIEAFHDEDSFVRRYAARALGNIGNSQAVAALIEALHDEDNHVVSYAARALGNIGNSQAVAALIEAFHDEDSFVRRYAARALGNIGNSQAVAALIEALHDEDNHVVSYAAEALGNIGNPQAVAALIEALHDEDISVRGNAAEALGNIGNSQAVAALIEAFHDEDSYVRMYAAEALGKIGTSEILEKLIKFPHINIYRYDIFPIARKLAVRFSKERRDLIPVYPEKVRYSPIWVKVHRLFRIIAQRIRRIQRNISTRLTKRRPHPVR